Proteins co-encoded in one Nostoc sp. C052 genomic window:
- a CDS encoding ParM/StbA family protein: MADLIISFDPGASLSRVFFTLDSSKPELLLMEPYTALIPKQSLLSYEEDAIGISSPENSAWIEYNQQCWGVGLICQRFFADLKLEQPKFELAIYKTLAVVGAIAQKKSLANGASIRLGILFPYGEYSDRKLFEISITGALLNFKWRGEKRSFKLVEFVCRPEGFGLLSRGRTTTHNLRSRKIAVVMIGYRNASILIMDKGAMTSGVTEDLGFHKLVSSVQRRVAGQKSLTLAAAISAAGSKINLKALLPLVRVEDALLQELEIQSIKSAISIAREEYWAVLSSYLHRYIPSDIDEMIFAGGTAHYFKSELNRLFPRPEKISCDALEYLVQQEFLAEKPKSDLDFRLTDNYGFFSYLCKNSQQVANHA; the protein is encoded by the coding sequence ATGGCAGATTTAATAATCTCATTCGATCCGGGAGCATCCTTGAGTAGAGTTTTTTTTACTCTAGATTCAAGTAAGCCAGAGTTGCTTTTGATGGAACCCTACACAGCATTAATTCCGAAACAAAGCCTTTTAAGTTATGAGGAGGATGCGATTGGTATATCTTCACCAGAGAATTCAGCTTGGATTGAATACAATCAGCAATGCTGGGGTGTAGGATTAATTTGTCAGAGGTTTTTTGCAGATTTGAAGTTAGAGCAGCCAAAATTTGAGCTAGCGATTTATAAAACCTTGGCTGTTGTGGGTGCTATAGCCCAAAAGAAGTCGTTAGCCAACGGTGCAAGTATTCGTCTAGGCATCTTGTTTCCTTACGGAGAGTACTCGGATCGCAAATTATTTGAGATATCGATTACAGGCGCTCTGCTCAACTTTAAATGGAGAGGTGAAAAACGCTCTTTCAAGCTAGTGGAGTTTGTTTGCCGCCCTGAAGGATTTGGATTGCTCTCACGAGGACGTACAACTACTCATAACTTGCGTTCGCGTAAAATAGCGGTGGTGATGATTGGCTATCGCAATGCCTCTATTTTGATTATGGATAAGGGTGCGATGACAAGTGGAGTTACAGAAGATTTAGGGTTTCATAAGTTAGTATCATCAGTACAGCGTCGGGTAGCTGGACAAAAATCTCTGACTCTTGCGGCTGCGATTAGTGCTGCTGGTTCCAAAATAAATCTCAAAGCCTTATTACCTTTAGTTCGAGTCGAAGATGCTTTGCTACAAGAATTAGAAATTCAATCAATCAAATCAGCAATCAGTATTGCTCGTGAAGAATATTGGGCAGTGCTTTCAAGTTATTTGCATCGTTATATTCCATCAGATATTGATGAGATGATCTTTGCTGGTGGAACTGCCCATTATTTCAAGAGTGAATTGAATCGATTATTTCCGCGTCCTGAAAAAATTTCTTGTGATGCCTTGGAATATTTAGTACAGCAAGAATTTTTAGCTGAGAAACCTAAATCAGATTTAGACTTTCGCTTAACTGATAACTATGGTTTTTTCTCTTATCTTTGTAAAAATTCTCAACAGGTAGCAAATCATGCCTGA